In a genomic window of Theropithecus gelada isolate Dixy chromosome 15, Tgel_1.0, whole genome shotgun sequence:
- the LOC112607774 gene encoding LOW QUALITY PROTEIN: elongation factor 1-delta-like (The sequence of the model RefSeq protein was modified relative to this genomic sequence to represent the inferred CDS: inserted 2 bases in 1 codon), protein MTCLSPRDAKHWHPTSADSSSLAAASLAGVRKLATNFLVHEKIWLDKFKHDDAERRFYEQMNGPVAGASGQENCASVILRDSARARENIPKSLAGNSGPEPSSGPCADHSELVASLKVKNQSLRGVVQELQQIISKLQARLNVLGKSSPGHRAMAPQTQHMSSMRQVEPPAKKPATPAGDDEDDAIDMFGSDNEEGDKKAAQLREERLQQYVERKAKKPARVAKSSILLDVKPWDDKTDMXLEACVRSIQLDGLVWGASKLVPVGYGIWKLQIQCVVEDKVVTDLLEDEITKFEEHVQSVDITAFNKI, encoded by the exons ATGACCTGCCTCAGCCCAAGAGACGCAAAACACTG GCATCCCACGTCCGCCGATTCCTCCTCCCTGGCCGCCGCATCCTTGGCTGGCGTCAGAAAACTGGCTACAAACTTCCTAGTACATGAGAAGATCTGGTTGGACAAGTTCAAACATGACGATGCAGAAAGGAGATTCTACGAGCAGATGAATGGGCCTGTGGCCGGTGCCTCCGGCCAGGAGAACTGCGCCAGCGTGATCCTCCGTGACAGTGCGAGAGCCAGAGAGAACATCCCGAAATCCCTGGCCGGAAACTCAGGCCCCGAGCCCTCCAGCGGCCCCTGCGCAGACCACAGCGAGCTCGTCGCCAGTCTGAAAGTGAAGAACCAGAGCCTGCGCGGCGTGGTACAGGAGCTGCAGCAGATCATCTCCAAGCTGCAGGCGCGGCTGAACGTGCTGGGGAAGAGCTCGCCTGGCCACCGGGCCATGGCCCCACAGACCCAGCACATGTCTTCCATGCGCCAAGTGGAGCCCCCGGCCAAGAAGCCAGCCACACCAGCAGGGGATGACGAGGATGATGCCATTGACATGTTTGGCAGCGACAATGAGGAGGGGGACAAGAAGGCGGCACAGCTGCGGGAGGAGCGGCTGCAGCAGTACGTGGAGAGGAAGGCCAAGAAGCCTGCACGGGTGGCCAAGTCCTCCATCCTGCTCGATGTCAAGCCTTGGGATGATAAGACGGACAT GCTGGAGGCCTGTGTGCGCTCCATCCAGCTGGACGGGCTGGTCTGGGGGGCCTCCAAGCTGGTGCCCGTGGGCTACGGTATCTGGAAGCTACAGATTCAGTGTGTGGTGGAGGACAAGGTGGTGACAGACTTGCTGGAGGATGAGATCACCAAGTTTGAGGAACACGTGCAAAGTGTCGATATCACAGCTTTCAACAAGATCTGA